The Gemmatimonas aurantiaca T-27 DNA segment CGCCTTGGCGAGCTGCTTGGACACGGCCAGCGTGATGTTCTTCTCGTAGATCTTGCGCGGCGCACCGATAGGGCCGGACATGCCATTGTCGGGTCCACCGTGTCCGGCGTCGACCACGACGACGTGCTGCCGCGCGCCACCACCGGGCGAGGTGGTGGTCACCCGCGGCGAGGGCGGCGCATTCGGTGCTGGTGCGCTGCCGGCGGTACTGGCCGCCGTACTGGCCGCCGTACTGGCGGGAGGTTGCTGCCGAGTGGGCGTCGCACGGGCTGGTGCGGGTTCGGTGCGCGCTCGTGCCGCGACCACCGCAGCAAACCGCCGCAACTCCCCCTTGTCGGCATCGAACATCACCCCCGCGCCGATGCGCGGCAGCACGTCCACGGCCAAGGTCAGGGGCACATACAACGCCGTTCCCAGACGATACACCCGTCCGGTCAGCGGCAGCGTGTCCCCCGCGACGATGGCCAACGTGCTACCCGCTTCCAGATCGAGTCCGGTCGTGCCCACTTCGAAGCGATAGCGTGCCGACGCGCGTTGGCTCACCACCTGACCACCAAGGGCCTCGGCCAGAGCGTCCGCTCGGACGGCGATACCTCCCTCCGGGTGCCGGACGGTGCTCACCGTACGCACCCGATCCCCCACGCGTACCGTGAGGGCCTGCGCAGGGGTCGCTGGGGCCGACGGGCCGGCGACCTGCAGGAGCAGCGCGAGGGAGGTCAGCGATACCAGCATCGTCAGCGGTGCCGCAGGGCGCGGGCGATCTCACGATCGGCGTCGCGGCGCTTGATGTCCTCGCGCCGATCATGCAATTGCTTGCCACGCGCGAGGGCGATGCGAGTCTTCACGCGACCGTCCTTGAAGTACAGGTCCAGTGGCACGAGGGTGAGCCCCTGTCGCTCGACCGCGCCAATGAGTCGACGAATTTCGCGCCGATGCAGCAACAGCTTCCGCGTGCGGGTGGGCTCATGGTTGAACATGTTGCCCTGGCCATAGGCACCGATATGCAGGTTCAGCAGAAAAACCTCGCTGTCCTTCACGATCCCGAAGGCATCGGTCAGGTTCGCGCGTCCATCACGCAGGGCCTTCACTTCGGTGCCGGTCAGCACGATGCCCGCTTCCCACGTCTCGAGAATCTCGTAGTCGTGTCGCGCACGCTTGTTCCGCGCAATCAGCTCGTTCTGTTCGTCGGTGTCCTTGGTTGCCATACGCGTGGTAACGTAATCGCTGGAGCGCTGTGAAGGCGGTCAAGGTGTGAGGATCACGATTTACGGCGTTGACTTCCGCGCCGCGGCTGGCCATTCTTCTCGCCCTGCCGCTCCCTAGCCACATCGGGTGCGGATCTGCCGGAGTGGTGGAATTGGTAGACGCGCTGCGTTCAGGGCGCAGTGTCCGCAAGGACGTGCCGGTTCGAGTCCGGCCTTCGGCACCTCGCGTCTCCTGCTCGTGCTGAGCGAGTATGGAGTTCGGTAGTTGAGATTCGA contains these protein-coding regions:
- a CDS encoding N-acetylmuramoyl-L-alanine amidase family protein, which codes for MLVSLTSLALLLQVAGPSAPATPAQALTVRVGDRVRTVSTVRHPEGGIAVRADALAEALGGQVVSQRASARYRFEVGTTGLDLEAGSTLAIVAGDTLPLTGRVYRLGTALYVPLTLAVDVLPRIGAGVMFDADKGELRRFAAVVAARARTEPAPARATPTRQQPPASTAASTAASTAGSAPAPNAPPSPRVTTTSPGGGARQHVVVVDAGHGGPDNGMSGPIGAPRKIYEKNITLAVSKQLAKALEQRNVKVVMTRTTDTLISLGDRGRIANQAKGDVFASIHVNAANPRWKNPGGARGYETYFLAEAKTEDERRVAAMENESIRFETTADASRDDPLGFIIRDMAQNEHLRESGRLAQLVQGGLKAVHPGVNRGVKQAGFVVLVTAFMPAVLVEIGFGSNPNDSAYMTSPEKQAEMAASLADAIVRYLAEYERKVSTP
- the smpB gene encoding SsrA-binding protein SmpB, which encodes MATKDTDEQNELIARNKRARHDYEILETWEAGIVLTGTEVKALRDGRANLTDAFGIVKDSEVFLLNLHIGAYGQGNMFNHEPTRTRKLLLHRREIRRLIGAVERQGLTLVPLDLYFKDGRVKTRIALARGKQLHDRREDIKRRDADREIARALRHR